From one Lolium rigidum isolate FL_2022 chromosome 4, APGP_CSIRO_Lrig_0.1, whole genome shotgun sequence genomic stretch:
- the LOC124647748 gene encoding flavin-containing monooxygenase FMO GS-OX-like 2 — MAKSLDSSPAQADGAPRARAVAVVGAGAAGLVAARELLREGHAVTVFERSDHVGGTWAYDPRPDGPDPLGSCGAVHGGSSMYASLRTNLPRELMGFSGHESLAGRVFAGDPRAFPGHREVLAFLRAFAEESGVTRHVRLRAEVVRVAPPLGRRGEEGERWSVSWRGESGEVAVEAFDAVVVCNGHCTVPLVPKLRGIDKWRGKQIHSHNYRIPEPFRDQIVVVVGLGASGVDIAREISQVAKEVHIASRNNEHRLGKIDLYANVWMHAEVECIQDDGQVCFAEGAAVTADTILYSTGYRYHFPFLDLDELTVDKHNSVGLLYKHVFPPKYAPNLSFVGLPSKTIIFQSFELESKWVARALSERAVLPSEEGMLAAVQEHYRQMEESGKPRRHTHVLMPEWVEHMNWLAAQVGEPRMEGQRQAMYERAVECIWSLDGGYRDRWCGDAAL, encoded by the exons ATGGCCAAATCACTCGACAGCTCACCAGCCCAGGCGGACGGGGCGCCACGCGCGCGGGCGGTGGCCGTGGTGGGTGCGGGCGCGGCGGGGCTGGTGGCCGCGCGCGAGCTGCTCCGGGAGGGGCACGCCGTCACGGTCTTCGAGAGGTCGGACCACGTGGGCGGCACGTGGGCCTACGACCCGCGCCCCGACGGCCCGGACCCGCTGGGCAGCTGCGGCGCCGtccacggcggcagcagcatgtaCGCGTCGCTGCGCACCAACCTGCCGCGGGAGCTCATGGGCTTCTCCGGCCACGAGAGCCTCGCTGGGCGGGTCTTTGCTGGCGACCCGCGCGCCTTCCCGGGCCACCGGGAGGTTCTGGCCTTTCTGCGTGCGTTCGCCGAGGAGTCCGGCGTCACCCGGCACGTCAGGCTCCGCGCCGAGGTGGTCCGCGTCGCGCCGCCCCTCGGCCGTCGCGGGGAagaaggggagaggtggagcgttTCGTGGCGCGGGGAGAGCGGCGAGGTGGCCGTGGAGGCATTCGATGCCGTCGTCGTCTGCAACGGGCACTGTACCGTGCCCCTAGTGCCCAAGCTCCGAG GAATCGACAAATGGCGAGGAAAACAAATTCACAGCCACAACTACCGCATTCCTGAACCATTTCGAGATCAG ATCGTTGTCGTGGTAGGATTAGGAGCCAGCGGAGTCGACATTGCTAGAGAGATCTCACAAGTGGCCAAGGAGGTGCACATCGCGTCAAGAAACAACGAACACAGGCTGGGAAAGATTGACCTCTACGCCAATGTTTGGATGCACGCCGAG GTGGAGTGCATCCAAGATGATGGCCAGGTGTGTTTCGCTGAAGGTGCAGCGGTGACAGCAGACACGATCCTCTACTCCACAGGGTACCGCTACCACTTCCCGTTCTTGGACCTGGACGAGCTCACCGTCGACAAGCACAACAGTGTCGGGCTACTGTACAAGCACGTCTTCCCCCCAAAATACGCGCCCAATCTCTCCTTCGTCGGACTGCCTTCCAAG ACCATCATCTTCCAGTCCTTCGAGCTGGAGTCCAAGTGGGTGGCGCGGGCTCTGTCAGAGAGAGCGGTGCTGCCGAGCGAGGAAGGCATGCTGGCCGCCGTGCAAGAGCATTATCGACAGAtggaggagagtgggaagccccgGCGCCACACGCATGTCCTCATGCCTGAATGG GTGGAGCACATGAACTGGTTGGCGGCGCAGGTCGGCGAGCCGCGGATGGAGGGGCAGAGACAGGCGATGTACGAGAGAGCTGTCGAGTGCATCTGGTCTCTGGATGGGGGATACCGGGATAGGTGGTGTGGGGACGCTGCATTGTAA